One segment of Thermococcus sp. AM4 DNA contains the following:
- a CDS encoding ATP-binding protein, giving the protein MQDYFNVHPRTELKMLYGRKKEVEKLLKVLHASGWAVVLGPRMAGKTSLSIATAVEYSKDARTAVIYLNLSTAKSFRDLTVRLVSAVSKLKGSRKSNINAEFSVFIPTGLGSLGFSGKLHRPNEHRVSESFEDAIMTLPPNTVIILDEIQEVKGRLDRITRAFWVVFNERPDIRIVFTGSYSGVVKKVAEAHHEEPMFGRPPVQIKVLPWARKTAEEFLIKGLKGCGVNYEDVEIDETISLLGTLPGWLNEYGFRRCIGESHSEALSIVSTSAVQRAKRELENILKGRGPASREVVRKLSEGPKSWSELLSTGISKPSLSSLLEVLTDGLFLLKKETIGHRVFYSFTNPVYRDAARLL; this is encoded by the coding sequence GTGCAAGATTACTTCAACGTCCATCCGAGAACAGAACTAAAAATGCTCTATGGACGAAAGAAGGAAGTAGAGAAGCTTTTAAAGGTTCTCCATGCTTCAGGGTGGGCGGTAGTGCTTGGACCGCGTATGGCCGGGAAGACAAGCCTCTCAATAGCGACAGCCGTTGAATACTCGAAAGACGCGAGAACTGCGGTTATATACCTCAACCTTTCCACCGCGAAAAGCTTTCGTGATTTAACGGTTCGTCTTGTGAGTGCTGTTTCCAAGCTGAAAGGGAGCAGAAAAAGCAACATCAACGCAGAATTCAGCGTATTCATTCCCACTGGTCTTGGAAGTCTCGGTTTCTCTGGGAAACTGCACAGACCGAACGAACATCGTGTCAGCGAGAGCTTTGAGGATGCTATAATGACATTACCACCAAATACCGTCATCATACTAGACGAGATTCAAGAAGTGAAAGGGAGACTCGACAGAATAACAAGAGCTTTCTGGGTTGTTTTCAACGAGAGGCCAGATATCAGAATCGTCTTTACTGGCTCCTACTCTGGGGTTGTTAAGAAAGTTGCAGAAGCCCATCACGAAGAACCCATGTTCGGACGGCCACCCGTTCAGATAAAGGTACTCCCTTGGGCGAGGAAAACTGCTGAAGAGTTCCTGATTAAAGGATTGAAAGGCTGTGGAGTGAACTACGAAGATGTCGAGATAGATGAAACAATATCACTCCTCGGAACGCTTCCCGGTTGGTTGAATGAGTACGGTTTCAGAAGATGTATCGGAGAATCCCACAGCGAAGCGTTGTCTATCGTCTCAACATCAGCCGTGCAGAGGGCAAAGAGAGAGCTTGAGAACATCCTAAAGGGCAGAGGACCCGCTTCAAGGGAAGTCGTTAGAAAGCTCTCCGAAGGGCCAAAATCGTGGAGTGAGCTCCTTTCAACAGGCATCTCCAAACCATCCCTAAGCTCCCTCCTTGAAGTCCTGACCGACGGGTTGTTCCTTCTCAAAAAAGAGACCATTGGTCACAGGGTCTTTTACTCCTTCACGAATCCCGTCTACAGAGATGCCGCCAGACTGCTCTAA
- the speD gene encoding adenosylmethionine decarboxylase, with protein sequence METIGFHYVVEAAGCDPEILGNADRIREIFLEAAKVGNMEVKSSYFFKFSPTGVSGVVIVAESHISIHTWPEKGYAALDVYTCGTKAEPEKAVDYILDKLKAKYAHVSEIKRGIEEDDDTFTHMIMTWEESLRKNGNGS encoded by the coding sequence ATCGAGACCATCGGGTTCCACTACGTTGTTGAGGCCGCTGGCTGTGATCCCGAGATCCTCGGTAACGCTGACAGGATTAGGGAGATATTCCTCGAGGCGGCGAAGGTAGGAAACATGGAGGTCAAATCCAGCTACTTCTTCAAGTTCTCACCGACCGGCGTCAGCGGCGTAGTCATCGTCGCCGAAAGCCACATCTCCATCCACACCTGGCCGGAGAAGGGTTACGCGGCTCTGGACGTCTACACCTGCGGAACCAAGGCCGAGCCCGAGAAGGCCGTTGACTACATCCTCGACAAGCTCAAGGCCAAGTACGCCCACGTCTCCGAGATAAAGCGCGGTATAGAGGAAGACGACGACACCTTCACCCACATGATAATGACCTGGGAAGAGAGCCTAAGGAAAAACGGAAACGGGAGTTAG
- the coaD gene encoding phosphopantetheine adenylyltransferase — MRKYRKVVVGGTFDRLHLGHKALLRKAFEIGRYVYVGLTSDEMIRNKPYAERILPYELRLADLLKFFDVNGYTNYRVIKINTAIGFADRMKSLEAIVVSEETYKGALLVNRAREERGLKPLEIVTIKLVKSRIGPKISSSLIRAGLIDPFGNPVKRED, encoded by the coding sequence ATGAGGAAGTACCGCAAAGTGGTTGTCGGCGGCACCTTTGACAGGCTCCACCTCGGCCACAAGGCCCTTTTGAGGAAGGCCTTTGAAATCGGCCGCTACGTTTACGTCGGCTTAACCTCGGACGAGATGATCAGGAACAAGCCCTACGCCGAGAGGATCCTTCCCTACGAGCTCCGCCTCGCGGATCTTCTCAAGTTCTTTGACGTGAACGGCTACACCAACTACCGCGTCATAAAGATAAACACCGCCATCGGCTTCGCGGACAGAATGAAAAGCCTTGAGGCGATAGTTGTAAGCGAGGAAACGTACAAGGGTGCCCTCCTCGTGAACCGGGCCCGGGAAGAGAGGGGCCTTAAACCCCTTGAGATAGTGACGATAAAGCTCGTGAAGAGCAGGATCGGGCCGAAGATAAGCTCGAGCCTGATCAGGGCCGGCCTCATCGACCCCTTCGGGAACCCAGTAAAGAGGGAAGACTAA
- a CDS encoding PUA domain-containing protein codes for MSRELRYRRASAWEYDLILREAEKYGELKHHFFAVVEGKFRDVYAVNERVWRELEGLKVKPYAYGTFVGTIKVDNLVEKFYPNVEFFYFVKVEKNYAVLSPKAGFLFTTGKDVPRSGVRKYVWQGTKKLVIYDENGIILGIGRINPESKRKFILNVTDVGEFLRRKR; via the coding sequence ATGAGCCGGGAACTCCGCTACCGCCGTGCCTCCGCATGGGAGTACGACTTAATCCTTCGCGAGGCCGAGAAGTACGGCGAGTTAAAGCACCATTTTTTCGCCGTCGTTGAGGGTAAGTTCAGGGACGTTTACGCCGTCAACGAGAGGGTCTGGAGGGAGCTTGAGGGGTTAAAGGTTAAGCCCTACGCCTACGGAACCTTCGTCGGCACGATTAAGGTTGACAACCTCGTTGAAAAGTTCTACCCCAACGTCGAGTTCTTCTACTTCGTCAAGGTCGAGAAGAACTACGCGGTGCTGAGTCCAAAGGCCGGCTTCCTCTTCACCACGGGCAAGGACGTCCCGAGGAGTGGCGTGCGAAAGTACGTCTGGCAGGGAACGAAGAAGCTCGTAATCTACGACGAGAACGGGATTATCCTCGGCATTGGCAGGATAAACCCGGAAAGCAAGAGGAAGTTCATCCTGAACGTCACCGACGTCGGGGAGTTTTTGAGGCGGAAGCGTTAG
- a CDS encoding tRNA uridine(34) 5-carboxymethylaminomethyl modification radical SAM/GNAT enzyme Elp3 — protein sequence MDERFQEAVRELARLVMEGEIKSRDELNRWKIKVARKYHLSKIPGNSDILRAIPEERREEFRDLLKRKPTRTISGVAVVAMMTKPFPCPHGRCIYCPGGPSVGSPQSYTGREPSALRAIQSAYHPYIIMMRRLKQLTDIGHDVDKVEVIIQGGTFPAVDLDYQEWFIKCAFKAMNDFPHFRDIENLEEKLIRLIVKKDESVFEEDPKFREAWQKTHAKPYYYLEDEQRKNEKAKVRMVGLTIETRPDWAFERQIDRMLHFGTTRVELGVQTVFNFIHERTKRGHGVEEIVKATQLLRDAGLKINYHIMPGLPGSNFERDLYTFRTIFEDSRFRPDMLKVYPTLVTKDAPLYRWWKEGKYRPYRTEEAVDLLVEAYKLFPKWVRVMRIQRDIPVQLIVDGVKHSNLGQLVFNELIKRGIRPREIRFREVGHMMEKFGIQPEVEHIKLLREDYEASGGREIFLSFEDTKNDILIGFLRLRIPSEKAHRKEINCCPSAIVRELHVYGPLVPIGGKPRYEWQHRGYGRELLAEAERIAREEFDVKKMLVISGVGVRNYYRKFGYRKNGPYVAKRLDRGYAEYKKSREFDAHLNT from the coding sequence ATGGATGAGAGATTCCAGGAGGCAGTTAGAGAGCTTGCGAGACTCGTGATGGAGGGCGAGATTAAGAGCAGGGACGAGCTCAACCGCTGGAAGATTAAGGTGGCGAGAAAGTATCATCTCTCAAAGATTCCGGGCAATTCCGACATTCTGAGGGCCATTCCGGAGGAGAGGCGCGAGGAGTTCAGGGACTTGCTGAAGAGAAAGCCAACGAGGACGATAAGCGGAGTGGCTGTCGTTGCTATGATGACGAAGCCCTTTCCCTGTCCTCATGGCAGATGTATCTACTGTCCCGGCGGGCCGAGCGTCGGTTCACCCCAGAGCTACACGGGAAGGGAGCCGTCAGCTTTAAGGGCAATCCAGAGCGCCTACCACCCTTACATCATCATGATGCGTCGCCTTAAGCAGCTCACCGACATCGGCCACGACGTTGACAAGGTCGAGGTCATAATCCAGGGCGGAACCTTTCCGGCGGTTGACCTCGATTATCAGGAGTGGTTCATCAAGTGTGCCTTCAAGGCCATGAACGACTTCCCGCACTTTAGAGACATAGAGAACCTCGAGGAGAAGCTGATTAGGCTGATAGTGAAGAAGGACGAGTCCGTTTTTGAGGAAGACCCGAAGTTCCGCGAGGCGTGGCAGAAAACGCACGCAAAGCCCTACTACTACCTTGAAGACGAGCAGAGGAAGAACGAGAAAGCTAAGGTCAGAATGGTCGGCCTTACGATAGAGACAAGGCCCGACTGGGCCTTCGAGAGGCAGATTGACAGGATGCTCCACTTTGGCACCACGCGCGTTGAGCTTGGAGTCCAGACGGTTTTCAACTTCATCCACGAGAGGACCAAACGCGGTCACGGCGTTGAGGAGATAGTAAAGGCCACACAGCTCCTCCGCGATGCTGGATTGAAAATCAACTACCACATAATGCCCGGCCTTCCCGGGAGCAACTTTGAGCGCGACCTATACACCTTCAGGACGATTTTCGAGGATTCTCGCTTCAGGCCCGACATGCTAAAGGTTTACCCGACGCTTGTAACCAAGGACGCCCCCCTCTACCGCTGGTGGAAGGAAGGTAAATACCGCCCATACCGTACGGAAGAAGCCGTTGATCTCCTCGTTGAGGCATACAAGCTCTTCCCGAAGTGGGTTCGCGTTATGAGAATCCAGCGCGACATTCCCGTTCAGCTCATCGTTGACGGCGTCAAGCACTCGAACCTCGGCCAGCTCGTCTTCAACGAGCTGATAAAGCGCGGTATAAGGCCGAGGGAGATTCGCTTTAGGGAAGTCGGCCACATGATGGAGAAGTTCGGAATCCAGCCGGAGGTCGAGCATATAAAGCTCCTCCGCGAGGACTACGAGGCCTCTGGCGGGAGGGAGATTTTCCTGAGCTTTGAAGATACCAAGAACGACATCCTAATCGGCTTCCTCAGGCTGAGAATTCCGAGCGAAAAGGCCCACCGGAAGGAGATAAACTGCTGTCCCTCGGCGATAGTCAGGGAACTCCACGTCTACGGCCCGCTCGTGCCGATTGGAGGAAAGCCCCGCTACGAGTGGCAGCACAGGGGTTACGGAAGGGAGCTTCTGGCCGAGGCCGAGAGGATTGCCCGCGAGGAGTTCGACGTTAAGAAGATGCTCGTCATCAGCGGTGTCGGCGTCAGGAACTACTACCGGAAGTTCGGCTACCGGAAGAACGGCCCCTACGTCGCGAAGAGGCTCGATAGGGGCTACGCCGAATACAAAAAGAGCAGGGAGTTCGACGCGCACCTGAACACTTAA
- a CDS encoding KaiC domain-containing protein codes for MIRKVKTGIPGMDEILHGGIPERNVVLLSGGPGTGKTIFSQQFIWNGLQMGEPGIYVALEEHPVQVRQNMAQFGWDVRKYEEEGLFAMVDAFTAGIGKSKEYEKYIVHDLTDIREFVDVLRTAVKDIGAKRVVIDSVTTLYINKPAMARSIVMQLKRVLAGLGVTSILVSQISVGERGFGGPGVEHGVDGIIRLDLDEIDGELKRSLIVWKMRGTSHSMRRHPFEITDRGIVVYPDKVLKRKTVVSLE; via the coding sequence ATGATCAGGAAGGTCAAGACAGGCATTCCCGGCATGGACGAAATCCTTCACGGGGGAATCCCCGAGAGGAACGTCGTCCTGCTCAGCGGTGGGCCGGGAACGGGGAAGACGATATTCAGCCAGCAGTTCATATGGAACGGCCTCCAGATGGGCGAGCCCGGCATTTACGTCGCCCTCGAGGAGCACCCGGTTCAGGTGAGGCAGAACATGGCCCAGTTCGGCTGGGACGTCAGGAAGTACGAGGAGGAAGGCCTCTTCGCGATGGTTGACGCCTTTACCGCTGGAATCGGCAAGAGCAAGGAGTACGAGAAGTACATCGTCCACGACTTAACCGATATCAGGGAGTTCGTGGACGTCCTTAGAACCGCCGTTAAGGACATAGGGGCCAAGCGCGTTGTCATCGACTCGGTTACGACGCTCTACATCAACAAGCCCGCGATGGCGAGGAGCATCGTCATGCAGCTCAAGCGCGTCTTAGCTGGTCTCGGGGTTACGAGCATACTCGTGAGCCAGATAAGCGTCGGCGAGCGCGGATTCGGCGGTCCGGGAGTTGAGCACGGTGTTGACGGCATAATAAGGCTCGATTTGGATGAGATTGACGGCGAGCTCAAGCGCTCACTCATAGTCTGGAAGATGCGCGGAACGAGCCACAGCATGAGGAGGCACCCGTTCGAGATAACCGACAGGGGAATCGTTGTCTATCCTGACAAGGTGCTGAAGAGGAAGACGGTAGTCTCACTCGAATGA
- a CDS encoding DUF835 domain-containing protein, translated as MELIVSPYEVVYDVVILLAMGYIWLFFLKRWNRYTAELKPFIRNAAVFLGFAVVGRVIDLVSDFYPVPNLNALLSLFYGTAIVGVIYTMIKYVLLLEESYLHSRLSSYSSPVTKTAVSLKGAYLALGSKSKFVDVMELIKSAKLPTLVFTRNPHLYKGMEFVVPIWVTQATDQGVSPTKLHVIMEQALKFIRENPNAVVLIDCLEYLLLYNDFPAVYKFLINLKDHLIPAGAALIVIVDESALDERQRALLLREFEPL; from the coding sequence ATGGAGCTGATCGTTTCTCCGTACGAGGTAGTGTACGACGTCGTGATTCTCCTCGCAATGGGTTACATCTGGCTCTTCTTCCTCAAGAGGTGGAACCGCTATACGGCGGAGCTCAAACCCTTCATCCGGAACGCGGCGGTTTTCCTCGGATTTGCGGTAGTTGGCAGGGTAATCGATCTGGTGAGCGATTTCTATCCAGTTCCAAATCTCAACGCCCTGCTTTCCCTGTTCTACGGGACCGCGATAGTTGGTGTTATCTACACCATGATCAAGTACGTGCTCCTCCTCGAGGAGAGCTACCTCCACTCCAGGCTTTCGTCCTACTCCTCTCCTGTTACCAAAACGGCCGTTAGCCTTAAGGGAGCGTACCTTGCCCTGGGCTCCAAATCCAAGTTCGTTGACGTGATGGAGCTCATAAAGTCGGCGAAGCTGCCAACGCTCGTCTTCACGAGGAACCCCCACCTCTACAAGGGAATGGAGTTCGTGGTTCCGATTTGGGTTACCCAGGCAACCGACCAGGGAGTTTCCCCTACGAAGCTCCACGTGATCATGGAGCAGGCCCTCAAGTTCATCCGCGAGAACCCGAACGCGGTCGTGCTCATAGACTGCCTTGAGTACCTCCTCCTCTACAACGACTTCCCGGCGGTTTACAAGTTCCTCATCAACCTCAAGGACCACCTGATCCCGGCTGGAGCCGCGCTCATAGTCATCGTGGACGAGAGCGCCCTCGACGAGAGACAGCGTGCGCTCCTCCTCAGGGAGTTCGAACCCCTGTGA
- a CDS encoding Nif3-like dinuclear metal center hexameric protein: MNRDELVAFLDEYLQVSAYPDKSSNGLQVEGRDEVERIAFAVDTTLRTIERAAKGKADMLIVHHGMIWGGLNYITGIHYKRLKALIENGLNLYVAHLPLDAHPEVGNNVGLLRLLDLEPRGPFGEYKGLSIGFYGEFEEPQPIEKVAQIMAEKLDTTVRTYEFGEREVKTVGAISGAGAFALEEAYRKGIDLLITGEFSHADYLTALDLPQSVLVAGHYKTETLGVKALMELIREKFGLSVFFIDEPTGL, from the coding sequence ATGAACCGCGACGAGCTCGTTGCTTTCCTCGACGAATACCTTCAGGTTTCGGCTTACCCTGACAAGTCGAGCAACGGACTGCAGGTGGAGGGAAGGGATGAGGTTGAGAGAATAGCGTTTGCCGTTGATACGACGCTCAGAACAATCGAGAGGGCAGCTAAGGGAAAGGCCGACATGTTGATAGTGCATCACGGGATGATTTGGGGAGGTCTTAACTATATAACCGGTATCCACTACAAAAGGCTGAAGGCCCTAATCGAGAACGGCCTGAACCTCTACGTGGCGCATCTGCCCCTTGATGCGCACCCGGAAGTCGGCAACAACGTCGGCCTGCTCAGGCTTCTCGACCTGGAGCCTAGGGGACCCTTTGGAGAGTACAAGGGCCTGAGCATAGGCTTCTACGGCGAGTTCGAAGAGCCACAGCCGATTGAGAAGGTGGCGCAGATAATGGCGGAGAAGCTCGACACGACCGTCAGAACCTACGAGTTCGGGGAGAGGGAAGTTAAAACCGTCGGCGCGATAAGCGGGGCCGGCGCCTTTGCGCTGGAAGAAGCTTACAGGAAGGGAATAGACCTGCTCATCACCGGCGAATTCAGCCACGCGGACTATCTGACGGCCCTCGACCTGCCCCAGAGCGTCCTCGTTGCGGGGCACTACAAGACGGAGACGCTGGGAGTTAAAGCTTTGATGGAGCTCATTCGGGAAAAGTTCGGGCTTAGCGTCTTCTTCATAGACGAGCCGACCGGCCTTTAG
- a CDS encoding bifunctional N(6)-L-threonylcarbamoyladenine synthase/serine/threonine protein kinase, whose protein sequence is MIALGIEGTAHTLGVGIVTEKEVLANVFDTLTTEKGGIHPKEAAEHHARLLKPLLRRALQTAGITMEDVDVIAFSQGPGLGPALRVVATAARALAIKYNKPIVGVNHCIAHVEITKMFGVKDPVGLYVSGGNTQVLALEGGRYRVFGETLDIGIGNAIDTFARELGIGFPGGPKIEKLALKGKTYIELPYAVKGMDLSFSGVLTEAVRKYRTGKYRVEDLAYSFQETAFSALVEVTERALAHTGKDDVVLVGGVAANNRLREMLKIMAEDRGVEFFVPPYDLCRDNGAMIAYTGLRMYLGGVRFKISDTVVKQRFRTDEVDVLWS, encoded by the coding sequence ATGATAGCGCTCGGCATAGAGGGAACAGCGCACACACTCGGGGTGGGTATCGTAACCGAGAAGGAAGTCCTCGCCAACGTATTCGACACTCTCACAACCGAAAAGGGCGGGATACATCCAAAGGAGGCCGCTGAACATCACGCCAGGCTTTTGAAGCCCCTCCTCAGGAGAGCCCTCCAAACCGCTGGAATAACGATGGAAGACGTTGACGTTATAGCCTTCTCTCAGGGACCTGGCCTCGGCCCTGCTCTAAGGGTTGTGGCTACCGCAGCGAGGGCTCTGGCCATAAAGTACAACAAACCGATCGTTGGGGTAAACCACTGCATAGCCCACGTCGAGATAACCAAGATGTTCGGTGTTAAGGATCCGGTTGGCCTCTACGTGAGCGGCGGGAATACTCAGGTTTTAGCTTTGGAAGGCGGCCGCTACCGCGTCTTCGGCGAGACCCTCGACATAGGCATAGGAAACGCGATAGACACCTTCGCCAGGGAACTCGGCATCGGCTTCCCGGGCGGCCCGAAGATTGAAAAGCTTGCGCTTAAAGGAAAAACCTACATCGAGCTCCCCTACGCGGTTAAGGGAATGGATTTGAGCTTCTCGGGCGTTCTGACCGAGGCAGTGAGGAAGTACCGCACGGGCAAATACCGCGTCGAGGATTTAGCCTATTCCTTCCAGGAGACGGCCTTCTCCGCCCTGGTCGAGGTCACCGAGAGGGCTCTGGCCCACACCGGCAAAGACGATGTCGTCCTCGTTGGGGGGGTTGCGGCCAACAACAGGCTCCGCGAGATGTTGAAGATCATGGCCGAGGACCGGGGCGTTGAATTCTTCGTCCCGCCCTACGACCTGTGCAGGGACAACGGGGCTATGATAGCTTACACCGGCCTCAGAATGTACCTCGGGGGAGTAAGGTTTAAGATCTCCGACACCGTAGTTAAGCAGAGGTTTAGAACCGACGAGGTTGATGTTCTATGGAGCTGA
- the hflX gene encoding GTPase HflX encodes MKVIGVIRYSRRERLSRAEFEELLRSAGYEVLTILEQNREEHPRYNIGKGKLEELKELVRELKPDKVVFANRLTPSQAYNLWKELRVDIIDRWQLVLEIFEKRAHSKEAKLQVELASLQYEVPLVKEAIRRIKLGDRAGFKGMGEYQTQQYLKHIRYRMGKIRKELERVRADRDVKRKRREELGFLLIALAGYTNAGKSTLLNALAGESAEARDQMFTTLDTRTRRFKLGRKRVLLTDTVGFIDNLPPFIVEAFHSTLEEIVKADIVLLVLDVSEPWAEVRRKLMASIDVLRELKTLDKPMVVVLNKTDLTSREDAEEKRRRVEEIVEELAPSVKAVVKTSAKLGRLDELKRALEEIIPALPKYRRFRILIPPTVDPGKVLGLLESIGEVLSVSYGEEVEVEGLVQVGMIKELTRLGIKLEHPSNEAG; translated from the coding sequence ATGAAGGTCATCGGGGTCATCAGGTACTCGAGAAGGGAAAGGCTGAGCAGGGCGGAGTTTGAAGAACTTCTGCGGAGTGCCGGCTACGAGGTTTTGACAATTCTCGAACAGAACAGGGAGGAGCACCCGCGCTACAACATCGGGAAGGGGAAGCTGGAGGAGCTCAAGGAACTCGTCAGGGAGCTCAAACCGGACAAAGTTGTTTTTGCGAACCGCTTAACGCCTTCTCAGGCCTACAACCTCTGGAAGGAGCTCAGAGTTGATATCATTGACCGCTGGCAGCTCGTGCTGGAGATATTCGAGAAGAGGGCCCATTCGAAGGAGGCCAAACTCCAGGTTGAGCTTGCCTCGCTCCAGTACGAGGTTCCGCTCGTGAAGGAAGCGATAAGGCGGATAAAGCTCGGCGACAGGGCCGGTTTCAAGGGAATGGGCGAGTACCAGACGCAGCAGTACCTGAAGCACATAAGGTACAGGATGGGCAAGATACGGAAAGAGCTCGAACGCGTCAGGGCCGACAGGGACGTCAAGCGGAAGAGGCGGGAGGAGCTGGGGTTCCTTCTCATAGCCCTTGCCGGCTACACCAACGCGGGGAAATCGACGCTCCTCAACGCACTGGCAGGGGAAAGCGCCGAGGCCCGGGATCAGATGTTCACAACCCTCGACACGAGGACGAGGCGCTTCAAGCTTGGAAGAAAGAGGGTCCTCCTGACGGACACCGTTGGCTTCATAGACAACCTTCCCCCCTTCATAGTCGAGGCTTTCCATTCAACCCTCGAGGAGATAGTGAAGGCCGATATAGTTCTTCTCGTCTTGGACGTGAGCGAGCCCTGGGCTGAAGTCAGAAGAAAGCTCATGGCCTCAATAGACGTTCTCAGGGAGCTCAAGACCCTTGACAAACCGATGGTCGTCGTTCTGAACAAGACAGACCTAACGAGCCGGGAAGACGCCGAGGAGAAACGGCGAAGGGTGGAGGAGATAGTCGAGGAACTGGCGCCGAGCGTGAAGGCCGTCGTGAAGACCTCGGCAAAGCTCGGCCGCTTGGATGAACTCAAAAGGGCCCTGGAGGAGATAATCCCCGCCCTTCCAAAGTACAGGAGGTTCAGAATACTCATCCCGCCGACCGTTGATCCGGGAAAGGTCCTCGGACTTCTGGAATCGATTGGAGAGGTTCTGAGCGTTTCCTACGGGGAGGAAGTTGAGGTCGAAGGGCTCGTGCAGGTCGGAATGATAAAGGAACTGACGAGGCTTGGAATAAAGCTGGAGCACCCCTCAAACGAGGCCGGCTAA
- a CDS encoding YkgJ family cysteine cluster protein, with protein sequence MRFKPRPFNEPVRFRCLYCLDCCRGRHVYLTLRDIERIAKAGNDPQDFVTFSVEGNTVRFVLAVREWDLGCVFHDPETGKCRIHEVRPLICRIYPFMVSKKPLGVEGERPFRYNGQELWLYYDESCPGINAENPETTITPEEIAELGLEFEREFEKTDMDGFAGILDELEG encoded by the coding sequence ATGCGCTTCAAGCCGAGACCCTTCAACGAGCCAGTCCGCTTCCGCTGTCTCTACTGCCTCGACTGCTGCAGGGGGAGGCACGTTTATCTAACGCTGCGAGACATTGAGCGAATAGCCAAAGCCGGAAACGACCCCCAGGACTTCGTGACCTTCTCGGTGGAGGGCAATACTGTACGCTTCGTTCTGGCCGTTAGGGAGTGGGATTTGGGCTGCGTCTTCCACGACCCGGAGACCGGTAAGTGTCGGATTCACGAGGTCAGGCCCCTAATCTGCCGCATCTACCCCTTCATGGTCTCTAAGAAACCGCTCGGCGTCGAGGGTGAGAGGCCCTTCCGGTACAACGGTCAGGAGCTGTGGCTCTACTACGACGAGAGCTGTCCCGGAATAAACGCCGAAAACCCGGAAACGACGATAACGCCCGAGGAGATAGCGGAGCTTGGCCTTGAGTTCGAGAGGGAGTTCGAGAAAACCGATATGGACGGCTTTGCAGGGATTCTCGACGAGCTCGAAGGCTAA
- a CDS encoding inorganic phosphate transporter encodes MEAVAIAMVAVAFYIAWNIGSNDSANAMGTAVGAGILSFRQATLTIAIFTLLGAYLKGYKVMKTVGKGIVPPGYLTVELAVIALLSAGVWVTIATVKGLPVSTTQAIVGGVLGVGLSIGAPVNWETMGKIAGAWVFSPVLSGILAAVLYKFYSRVVSSIKSISTIEALYKALAILGGSYMAFNFGTNEVANASGPIVGAGFLEPRTAGVLVALSLAMGSLTFSYAVMHTVGKKITALGPISAFAAQFGSAISVSLANVLGLPVSSSQAIVGGVVGVGLVTGEGVDRRVIKDILFGWVATPTVAVLISLIVFRLFHLAGLV; translated from the coding sequence GAACATAGGTTCCAACGATTCAGCCAACGCCATGGGAACGGCCGTCGGGGCCGGGATACTGAGCTTCCGCCAGGCAACCCTTACCATCGCGATCTTCACCCTCCTGGGCGCGTACCTCAAGGGGTACAAGGTCATGAAAACGGTCGGAAAGGGAATAGTCCCCCCCGGCTATTTGACCGTTGAGCTCGCGGTTATAGCCCTCCTCTCGGCTGGCGTGTGGGTCACCATAGCGACAGTTAAGGGACTGCCAGTTTCCACGACGCAGGCAATAGTGGGCGGGGTTCTCGGCGTCGGCCTCAGCATAGGCGCCCCCGTCAACTGGGAGACCATGGGGAAGATAGCGGGGGCCTGGGTTTTCTCGCCCGTTCTGTCGGGAATCCTCGCGGCGGTTCTCTACAAGTTCTACTCGCGCGTTGTCTCCAGCATTAAGAGCATCTCCACGATTGAGGCCCTCTACAAGGCCTTGGCCATTCTCGGAGGCTCGTATATGGCCTTCAACTTTGGAACCAACGAGGTCGCAAACGCCTCGGGTCCGATCGTTGGAGCCGGTTTCCTCGAGCCCAGAACCGCGGGTGTTCTCGTTGCCCTGAGCCTCGCAATGGGTTCGCTCACCTTCAGCTACGCGGTCATGCACACCGTCGGCAAGAAGATAACCGCCCTGGGACCGATCTCGGCCTTTGCCGCCCAGTTCGGCTCGGCAATATCCGTGAGCCTGGCCAACGTTCTCGGCCTGCCCGTGAGCTCCAGCCAGGCGATAGTGGGCGGAGTCGTCGGCGTCGGCCTTGTTACCGGTGAGGGCGTCGATAGAAGGGTCATCAAGGACATACTCTTCGGCTGGGTGGCGACCCCTACCGTTGCCGTGCTCATCTCGCTTATAGTATTCCGCCTCTTCCACTTAGCCGGCCTCGTTTGA